The nucleotide sequence GCGCCAAGGTGTGGAGCGACTACGACTACACGGCGAAAACGTTCGTCACGACTTACGACAAGTACGGGCCGAATAACGTCCTCACCTTGCAGGCCGCGAGCAACTATGAACGCGCGTACAACACACTCGTCAACTCGGGTTGCTAGTCGTCGGGGTCGGGGCGGCTCCGCGCGATGATCATGTGGGGTGTCGAGCTGCCGATCAGCACTGCTGCCGCGACCAGGGAGAACCCCGCAAAGGCGAGCTGCTGGGGGTCGGCGCCGAGGTCGAGCAGAACGAGCGAGGCACCGCCGAGGTAGACCATCGGCACCCACATGAGAATCTGCGTTGCCGCCAGCCCGGCTGCAGATGCGGGCACGCCTTCAGGACTCCCGGCGCCGACGACGTTTCAGGCCGACTTCTCAGGAAGTACGACGAGATCGAATACGCAGGGTTACCAGTAAACGATATCGAGTCGAGGCTTGATTTCTGAGGCCAGGTTGACGCTGACCCGGCTAAACCTCGGCCGAGGTTTCCCGCGCCGCGATCTTGTTGGATTCCATCCAACGATCGATATGTCCCATCGTCGTGGGCAGAGCCGCGCCGAAAAGGACCATATGGTCGGACGCGGGGATCTCGATGTAGGTCGCGTTGGCGTATTTCTTAGCCGTCGCTCGGCCGATCGCCGGCACCACAACGCGGTCAAGCTCGCCTCCAACAACCAAGACCGGCCCCTTGACCGCATCAAAGTTCACTCGCGCGGCCTTTCGACGGTCGAGCCATGGCAAGGCCATTTCACAGTAGGCGCGACCTGACTCGCACACGAGTTCGGCAAACATATCTCGAGCCACCTCTGGCGGCTGGGTGTTGGCGCAGCCCCACTCCCACCCCTCCCACTCCGGAAACAGCGGCTTGGCCCAGGGGCGAGGCTGCGCGAAATGCCTGGCGAACAGGCGGAGCATCGAGGGATAGAGATTGAAGATGCCAGCCGCGGGAGCGGGGCACGCTGCCACTACCCCGACGTGGGGGGTGCGCGCAGCGACGAGTTGGACCAGCAGTCCGCCGAGTGAAGCCCCGACGAGCAGTGGCGGAGAATCGAGCGACTCACACAATTCGACGAGGTCGTCGGTGTAATCGGTGAGGCTGACGGTGGCGACTTGGGTAGATCCGGCGAGCAGCGGTAACTCGTGGTGGCGGAGGGTCGGCGTGTGCACGACGAAACCGCGCTCCTCGAACGCAGCGCGTGCTTCGACCCAGAAGCTTCCACTGCCCCAGGTGCCATGCACGATAACGACGTGTTTGGTGTTGGTCATGACTCAAACATATCCGAATCGTTCGATTCGTACAAACATTGAAAGAATCGTTCGATTCGTTAACTGATCCGCGGTAGGATCGCGACGTGGCCAACTCCGGTGATGTTGTTGATGGGCGGACTGCGCGGTGGGCTCACCGCCGGGATGAGTTGTTTACCGCTGCCATGGAGTACGTCCTCGACCACGGCGTTGCGGACCTGACTTTGCGTCCCCTCGCCGACGGTATCGGCGTCACGATCACGACGCTGATTCGGCAGTTCGGGTCGAAGGATGAGCTGGTCATGGCCATCAATAGGGAGATTCACGATCAGCTGCTGGCTGACCTGCGCGAAGATCCCGAACTAGCTCACGCTGGACCGATCGAGGTCCTGAGCAAACTATGGAACCGCTGGCTAGATCCCTCGAAGCGGCGGGAGTACGGCTTGCTGTTC is from Hoyosella subflava DQS3-9A1 and encodes:
- a CDS encoding alpha/beta hydrolase — translated: MTNTKHVVIVHGTWGSGSFWVEARAAFEERGFVVHTPTLRHHELPLLAGSTQVATVSLTDYTDDLVELCESLDSPPLLVGASLGGLLVQLVAARTPHVGVVAACPAPAAGIFNLYPSMLRLFARHFAQPRPWAKPLFPEWEGWEWGCANTQPPEVARDMFAELVCESGRAYCEMALPWLDRRKAARVNFDAVKGPVLVVGGELDRVVVPAIGRATAKKYANATYIEIPASDHMVLFGAALPTTMGHIDRWMESNKIAARETSAEV
- a CDS encoding TetR/AcrR family transcriptional regulator, which gives rise to MANSGDVVDGRTARWAHRRDELFTAAMEYVLDHGVADLTLRPLADGIGVTITTLIRQFGSKDELVMAINREIHDQLLADLREDPELAHAGPIEVLSKLWNRWLDPSKRREYGLLFELYALALRAPLEYRWFLDSVVRDWLRPIEEALLALGYTHDRARTTATIVLALVRGLHLDLAATDDSERVNAAFEHAISLLTVGLRGAT